Proteins co-encoded in one Pseudarthrobacter chlorophenolicus A6 genomic window:
- a CDS encoding N-acetylglucosamine-6-phosphate deacetylase gives MSNELILRGRVVTGRLDSADGVVAVDGRRITYAGPASDFPGESLPARDPAAAGRILLPGLVDLHCHGAHGNDFSEGSVDGARAAAHYLHSRGTTTLLASLVTGSPEDLLLNLSGLRTVAAEGLIAGSHLEGPFLSSSQCGAHHPGLLLEPDTALMGQLLEAAGTSLASMTLAAELPGATELLDMLASRGVIPSLGHTAATHSTAAVFLDRAASELRGSPAATGRLRPTVTHLFNAMPPLHHRSPGPVAASLSAARSGQAVVEVIGDGVHVAPETIKLVFDLVGAGNVALVTDSMAATGLHDGGYRLGTLAVTVEQGVARVDATGAIAGGTATLLDVVRVTVDAGVPLQDAVLAASSVPAAVLGLSSEVGDLAAGMLADVVVVDSGLRLTGVLRHGEWVTPPV, from the coding sequence GTGAGCAATGAACTGATCCTGCGCGGGCGCGTGGTCACCGGACGCCTGGACAGCGCCGATGGCGTGGTGGCTGTGGATGGCCGCCGCATCACGTACGCGGGTCCGGCGTCGGACTTCCCCGGAGAGTCCCTGCCTGCCCGCGATCCGGCTGCCGCCGGACGCATCCTCCTCCCCGGGCTGGTGGACCTGCATTGCCATGGCGCGCACGGAAACGACTTTTCGGAAGGATCCGTGGACGGCGCCAGGGCTGCGGCGCACTATCTCCACAGCCGGGGCACCACAACACTCCTGGCCAGCCTGGTGACGGGGTCGCCAGAGGACTTGCTGCTCAATCTGAGTGGGCTGCGGACGGTGGCCGCGGAGGGTTTGATTGCCGGGTCCCACCTTGAGGGACCCTTCCTCTCTTCGTCCCAATGCGGCGCCCACCACCCCGGATTGCTGCTGGAACCGGACACCGCCCTCATGGGACAACTCTTGGAAGCCGCCGGGACATCCCTAGCCTCCATGACGCTCGCCGCTGAGCTTCCGGGCGCCACTGAGCTGCTCGATATGCTGGCCTCCCGCGGGGTGATCCCGTCGTTGGGCCACACTGCCGCCACGCATTCCACGGCCGCGGTTTTCCTTGACCGGGCAGCCTCGGAACTGCGTGGTTCACCTGCTGCCACGGGCAGGCTGCGGCCTACGGTCACGCATCTGTTCAATGCCATGCCGCCGCTTCACCACCGGTCCCCCGGCCCCGTCGCTGCAAGCCTCAGTGCCGCCCGGTCCGGACAGGCAGTGGTGGAAGTGATCGGCGACGGCGTCCACGTAGCGCCGGAGACCATCAAGCTGGTGTTCGACCTGGTGGGTGCCGGGAACGTCGCCCTGGTCACCGATTCGATGGCTGCGACGGGACTGCACGACGGCGGCTACCGGCTTGGGACGCTGGCGGTCACCGTTGAGCAGGGAGTGGCACGGGTGGACGCCACGGGTGCCATCGCCGGCGGTACGGCCACGCTGCTGGATGTGGTGAGGGTTACCGTGGACGCCGGGGTCCCGCTGCAGGATGCGGTGCTGGCGGCGAGCAGTGTTCCGGCCGCAGTCCTCGGCCTCTCTTCCGAGGTGGGCGACCTTGCCGCCGGGATGCTGGCCGACGTTGTTGTAGTTGATTCCGGACTTCGCCTCACCGGGGTGCTCCGGCACGGCGAATGGGTCACCCCGCCGGTGTAA
- a CDS encoding HNH endonuclease signature motif containing protein — translation MEGLQASVAGLDALFLEDADLDRADPDAEGEAAVVDLLKRKSEVRLQRLALWKQLAAQAAAGMAADAAEFAEFQEAMTPPEVTGSEGAFVEMSTTAEIAGVLTLSPGAASAFISQSRKVCAMPPVAAALSAGLMSWRHAVIVADEADCLAPESAEALVTHFFDPDAPNRARGSAPGDLVPHLFRRKVRTWRERTYPQTVQERHAKCVADRRMEYRPDADGMASITLILSGDTACAIWNKTTAIARGLQGPGETRTLTQLRPDTAAALLLGAHTGTAAAGRLDGGEGSGGVSVVDSLPGASGNGSDPYAIDLSKVPAPKADVLVTIPLFTLLGATDEPADLDGYGPIPAAMARKLVADGAASFYRVLVDPRDGAPLEIGRTSYRLSEAMKRWIRMRDGHCTFPGCTNPSTDNDTDHLTAWQHDGTTGVSNLAQLCPKHHRLKHNSGWTPTPASTTKPPGWTSPTGRHYPGQHPDPRPPHLPPGLLEQKQPVTGDIGAAEPPHAASHTAADRPLKSVRDREPASDHAPARDVVAAGESGATGELGVPAINRPDELSPLERTLTDHLAA, via the coding sequence ATGGAGGGTCTTCAGGCCTCTGTCGCCGGCCTTGACGCTCTTTTCCTGGAGGACGCGGACCTGGACCGGGCTGACCCTGACGCGGAGGGCGAGGCTGCGGTGGTTGACCTGTTGAAGCGGAAGTCGGAGGTTCGGCTGCAGCGGCTGGCGTTGTGGAAGCAGTTGGCGGCGCAGGCCGCGGCCGGAATGGCAGCGGATGCGGCGGAGTTCGCGGAGTTTCAGGAGGCGATGACGCCGCCGGAGGTCACAGGGTCGGAGGGGGCGTTCGTGGAGATGTCCACGACGGCGGAGATCGCCGGCGTCCTGACGCTCAGCCCGGGCGCCGCGTCAGCCTTCATCAGCCAGTCACGGAAAGTCTGCGCGATGCCACCGGTAGCGGCCGCGCTGTCCGCTGGGTTGATGTCGTGGCGGCACGCGGTGATCGTGGCCGACGAAGCCGACTGCCTCGCCCCCGAGAGTGCCGAGGCGCTGGTGACGCATTTCTTCGACCCCGACGCACCCAACCGAGCGCGCGGGTCGGCGCCCGGTGACCTCGTGCCGCACCTGTTCCGCCGGAAAGTACGGACCTGGCGCGAACGCACCTACCCTCAGACAGTCCAGGAACGGCACGCGAAGTGTGTGGCGGACCGGCGGATGGAATACCGGCCCGATGCCGACGGGATGGCTTCGATTACCCTGATCCTGTCCGGGGACACCGCCTGCGCCATCTGGAACAAAACCACCGCCATCGCCCGCGGCCTGCAGGGACCCGGTGAGACCCGCACCCTCACCCAACTCCGCCCCGACACCGCCGCCGCGCTCCTGCTCGGTGCCCACACCGGGACCGCTGCCGCAGGTCGGTTGGACGGTGGCGAAGGATCCGGCGGCGTATCCGTCGTCGATAGTCTTCCGGGTGCCAGTGGCAACGGGAGCGACCCTTACGCGATTGATCTCAGCAAGGTCCCCGCACCGAAAGCCGACGTCCTGGTTACCATCCCGCTATTTACACTGCTGGGGGCCACCGACGAACCTGCCGACCTTGACGGGTACGGCCCCATCCCCGCAGCGATGGCCCGGAAACTCGTTGCCGACGGGGCTGCCTCGTTTTACCGGGTCCTCGTCGACCCGCGAGACGGCGCACCGCTCGAGATCGGACGGACCAGCTACCGGCTGTCGGAGGCGATGAAACGCTGGATCAGGATGCGCGACGGACACTGCACGTTCCCCGGCTGCACCAACCCCAGCACAGACAACGACACCGACCACCTCACCGCCTGGCAGCACGACGGGACAACCGGGGTGAGCAACCTGGCACAGCTCTGCCCGAAACATCACCGCCTCAAACACAACAGCGGCTGGACCCCCACACCAGCCAGCACAACCAAACCACCCGGCTGGACCTCACCCACAGGACGGCACTACCCTGGCCAACACCCCGACCCGCGACCACCACACTTGCCACCCGGGCTGCTTGAACAGAAACAACCCGTGACCGGGGACATTGGCGCGGCCGAACCGCCGCACGCCGCCTCACACACCGCAGCGGACAGACCCCTGAAATCTGTCAGGGACCGTGAGCCGGCGAGCGACCATGCGCCAGCCAGAGACGTTGTTGCTGCGGGCGAGTCTGGTGCGACCGGAGAACTGGGCGTGCCGGCAATCAACCGGCCGGATGAACTAAGCCCGCTCGAACGCACACTCACGGACCATCTCGCCGCCTGA
- a CDS encoding Rieske 2Fe-2S domain-containing protein — protein MKPLPALELVTRFEDAEWLDPLAKSVRKAVKKIIPPGWTRDVLHGVPVGHPVHPLAVQVPMGAWISAAVLDAVPGTEQASKILVGVGALSAVPSAVAGFTDWTQLHPQQQRVGLVHAAANIAATTLYSASLVQRARGSHASGKVLAYLGLAVVSGGGFLGGHLTYRQAAGVNHSEEIPHRFPSGWHELAPLAELPDGKLDKRVVAGLNLLVFREGGSVSVLSDVCSHLSGPLHEGKLKNSNLADDGGPCVVCPWHRSTFSLHTGEVVAGPATAKQPRFDTRITDGMVEVSLPGADG, from the coding sequence ATGAAACCGCTGCCTGCACTTGAGCTAGTCACCCGCTTTGAGGACGCCGAGTGGCTTGATCCATTAGCCAAGAGCGTGCGGAAAGCAGTCAAGAAGATCATCCCGCCCGGCTGGACGCGCGACGTCCTGCACGGTGTCCCTGTGGGACACCCGGTCCACCCGCTGGCCGTCCAGGTGCCCATGGGCGCGTGGATTTCGGCGGCCGTGCTCGACGCCGTTCCCGGGACGGAACAGGCGTCCAAGATCCTGGTGGGTGTGGGTGCCCTGAGCGCTGTTCCGTCGGCCGTGGCTGGATTCACGGACTGGACCCAGTTGCATCCGCAGCAGCAGCGAGTGGGATTGGTCCATGCGGCCGCCAATATCGCGGCAACTACCCTCTACTCGGCATCTTTGGTCCAGCGCGCCAGGGGCAGCCACGCGAGCGGTAAAGTGCTGGCCTACCTGGGCCTCGCCGTGGTGAGCGGCGGAGGTTTCCTGGGCGGCCATCTGACGTACCGGCAGGCGGCCGGCGTGAACCACAGTGAGGAGATTCCGCACCGGTTCCCGTCGGGGTGGCATGAACTGGCGCCGCTTGCGGAGCTGCCCGATGGGAAGCTCGACAAACGCGTGGTTGCCGGGCTGAACCTTCTGGTCTTCCGCGAAGGGGGTAGCGTCAGCGTGCTCTCCGATGTCTGCAGCCACCTCTCCGGACCCCTGCATGAGGGCAAGCTCAAGAACTCCAACCTTGCGGACGACGGCGGCCCGTGCGTCGTCTGCCCCTGGCACCGGAGCACGTTTTCCCTGCATACCGGCGAAGTTGTGGCGGGTCCGGCCACAGCGAAGCAGCCGCGGTTCGATACCCGCATCACCGATGGCATGGTGGAGGTCAGCCTTCCCGGCGCCGACGGGTAG
- a CDS encoding cupin domain-containing protein, protein MKSLDLPDRKRCPDKAEFDLVTVDDYTVARLILAPGWRWSESAKPAELTAFCEHHHLGYCISGRLDIETADGGCSSIHAHDTYALPPGHDEWVVGDEPFVAVEFLGAASFGRPRSYGMHALI, encoded by the coding sequence GTGAAATCACTTGATCTTCCGGACCGGAAGCGCTGCCCGGACAAGGCCGAGTTCGACCTTGTTACCGTCGACGACTACACCGTGGCCCGCTTGATCCTCGCCCCTGGCTGGCGCTGGTCGGAATCCGCCAAGCCCGCAGAGCTGACGGCCTTCTGCGAGCACCACCACCTGGGTTACTGCATTTCCGGCAGGCTGGACATCGAAACGGCCGACGGCGGGTGCTCGTCAATCCACGCGCACGACACCTACGCGCTTCCTCCGGGGCATGACGAATGGGTAGTGGGCGACGAGCCATTCGTTGCCGTCGAGTTCCTTGGCGCTGCATCCTTCGGGCGGCCGCGAAGCTATGGGATGCATGCGCTGATCTAG
- a CDS encoding Lrp/AsnC family transcriptional regulator: MSVELSEDDLALIQVLQTSPRIGWADAAKVLNVHATTLAARWERLKASGSAWVTAHLAGNPQQMLLAFVAVDCEMNQREAVTAQITAIPEIVTVEEAASHRDLMLTVITNTLEEFSEKVVARLKGIDGLTKYQTALCTRLHSSGDAWRLNILDKSQLATLRTLGNHGVADGSPAAAPLPTSHLDLLPYLARDGRATAAEIARALGRQPATVQRQLNRVLGSGILLFRCEVAQGLSSYPVTCQWFANVPAGRHEEAAAAIRTISNVRLSASTTGPTNFVIIMWLHSLADVMTAELTLQQKVPGIDLVESVVMLSTVKRVGWLLNRDTTASGAVVHSGGLEMAG; this comes from the coding sequence TTGTCCGTGGAGCTGAGCGAGGACGACCTGGCCCTGATCCAGGTCCTGCAGACATCCCCAAGGATTGGGTGGGCCGACGCAGCCAAGGTTCTCAACGTTCACGCCACCACGCTTGCGGCGCGCTGGGAGCGCCTGAAGGCCAGCGGCAGCGCATGGGTGACGGCGCACCTGGCAGGCAACCCGCAGCAGATGCTCCTCGCATTCGTGGCCGTGGACTGCGAGATGAACCAGCGGGAGGCCGTAACTGCGCAAATCACTGCCATCCCGGAGATCGTCACCGTCGAGGAGGCCGCGAGCCACCGGGACCTCATGCTGACCGTCATCACCAATACGCTGGAAGAGTTCAGCGAGAAAGTGGTGGCCCGGCTCAAGGGCATAGACGGGCTGACCAAGTACCAGACCGCGCTGTGCACGCGGCTGCACAGCAGTGGCGACGCCTGGCGGCTCAACATTCTGGACAAATCCCAGTTGGCCACGCTGCGGACGCTGGGGAACCATGGAGTGGCTGACGGCAGTCCGGCCGCCGCGCCGCTTCCCACCAGCCACCTGGACCTGCTGCCCTACCTGGCGCGGGACGGCAGGGCCACCGCGGCGGAGATTGCCCGTGCCCTAGGCCGCCAGCCTGCCACGGTGCAGCGCCAGCTCAACCGGGTGCTGGGCAGCGGCATACTGCTGTTCCGCTGCGAGGTGGCCCAGGGGCTGTCCTCCTACCCCGTGACCTGCCAGTGGTTTGCCAATGTGCCGGCAGGCCGGCACGAGGAAGCAGCGGCAGCGATCCGCACCATCAGCAATGTCCGGCTCAGTGCGTCCACCACCGGGCCTACCAACTTCGTGATCATCATGTGGCTGCATTCCCTGGCCGATGTGATGACAGCGGAACTGACTCTGCAGCAGAAGGTTCCCGGCATCGATCTGGTGGAAAGCGTGGTCATGCTCAGCACCGTCAAACGCGTGGGCTGGCTGCTGAACCGGGATACGACGGCGAGCGGCGCCGTCGTCCATTCCGGCGGCCTCGAGATGGCCGGCTGA
- a CDS encoding M20 metallopeptidase family protein — MTITTDAKDLQEDLVRLRHDLHRQPEIGLHLPRTQERVLEALEGLPFEITLGTDTTSVTAVLRGGTGPEEGQEAAGRPAVLLRADMDGLPVQEKTGVDFTSRADGAMHACGHDLHTSMLAGAATLLAEKRHQLAGDVVLMFQPGEEGFDGASYMLREGVLEAAGSRVQAAYGMHVFSSLEPHGTFCTKPGVMLSASDGLEVTVLGAGGHGSAPHSAKDPVTVAAEMVTALQVMVTRQFNMFDPVVLSVGVLHAGTKRNVIPESARIEATIRTFSEASRLKMMEAIPRLLKGIAAAHGVDVAVDYLQEYPLTITNEDETHTAEKVIGNLFGERRLSRWATPLSGSEDFSRVLAEVPGTFIGLSAVAPGADHATSPFNHSPYATFDDGVLADGAALYAQLAISRLETLAAAS; from the coding sequence ATGACGATTACCACCGATGCCAAGGACCTGCAGGAAGACCTGGTCCGACTGCGCCATGACCTCCACCGGCAACCGGAAATCGGGCTCCACCTGCCCCGCACCCAAGAGAGGGTCCTCGAGGCACTGGAGGGGCTCCCCTTCGAGATCACCCTGGGCACGGACACGACGTCGGTCACAGCGGTATTGCGCGGGGGCACCGGTCCGGAAGAAGGCCAGGAAGCCGCCGGACGGCCCGCAGTCCTCCTCCGTGCGGACATGGACGGCCTTCCCGTCCAGGAGAAGACCGGGGTGGACTTCACCTCCCGGGCCGACGGCGCCATGCACGCCTGCGGCCACGACCTGCACACGTCCATGCTGGCCGGAGCCGCCACCCTCCTTGCCGAAAAGCGGCACCAGCTGGCCGGCGACGTCGTCCTCATGTTCCAGCCCGGGGAGGAAGGCTTCGATGGCGCAAGCTACATGCTCCGCGAAGGTGTGCTGGAAGCGGCCGGATCCCGCGTCCAGGCTGCCTACGGCATGCACGTATTCTCCTCACTGGAGCCGCACGGCACGTTCTGCACCAAGCCGGGCGTCATGCTCAGCGCCTCGGACGGGCTGGAGGTCACGGTGCTGGGCGCCGGCGGCCACGGCTCGGCACCGCACTCGGCCAAGGACCCCGTGACGGTCGCAGCAGAGATGGTCACCGCACTGCAGGTCATGGTCACCCGGCAGTTCAACATGTTCGACCCCGTGGTGCTGTCCGTGGGCGTGCTGCATGCCGGCACCAAGCGGAACGTCATCCCGGAGTCGGCCCGCATCGAGGCCACCATCCGGACGTTCTCCGAAGCATCCCGCCTAAAGATGATGGAGGCGATCCCGCGGCTGCTCAAGGGAATCGCCGCCGCACACGGGGTGGACGTCGCCGTCGACTACCTGCAGGAATACCCGCTCACCATCACCAACGAGGACGAGACCCACACGGCCGAAAAGGTCATCGGCAACCTTTTCGGCGAGCGCCGCCTATCCCGCTGGGCCACTCCGCTCAGCGGCTCGGAGGACTTCTCCCGGGTGCTAGCCGAGGTGCCCGGTACGTTCATCGGCCTCAGCGCCGTCGCCCCGGGCGCCGACCACGCCACCTCACCGTTCAACCACTCCCCCTACGCAACGTTCGACGACGGCGTGCTGGCTGATGGAGCCGCGCTCTACGCCCAGCTCGCCATCTCGCGGCTGGAAACCTTGGCAGCAGCGTCCTAG
- a CDS encoding MFS transporter, producing MSIAVTKQQTGRMSTAKTIVGTGIGNAVEWYDWAIYATFTPFIASQLFSKQDPASAVLSTLAIFAVGFVARPFGGFLFGWIGDRVGRKASMTLAVGLASLGSLMIGIAPTFAAVGAWASLILLVARLVQGLAHGGELPSSQTYLSEMAPKEHRGFWATLIYTSGTVGILFGTLLGAVLNMALTAEAMNAWGWRIPFLLGAAMGLYALIMRSRLHETEAFEGESKTAKKAPIWPQIVRYRKQALQVIGLTVGLTVIYYIWGVVAPSYATTALKIDRGEALWAGVIANIVFIASLPVWGKLSDRIGRKKVLWAGAIGSAVFHFPMTWLLKDSAWQLAVSMSVMLIFIAASAAIVPAVYAELFPTSIRTVGVGVPYSICVAAFGGTAPYLQQWLGTSLGAPQVFNAYAVVLLVISAAFVFSIPETKGKDLTH from the coding sequence ATGTCCATCGCAGTAACCAAGCAGCAGACTGGACGCATGTCCACCGCCAAGACCATCGTCGGCACCGGCATCGGCAATGCCGTCGAGTGGTACGACTGGGCCATTTACGCCACCTTCACCCCGTTCATCGCCAGCCAGCTGTTCAGCAAGCAGGACCCGGCTTCGGCCGTGCTGTCCACCCTGGCGATCTTCGCCGTCGGCTTCGTGGCCCGCCCGTTCGGCGGCTTCCTCTTCGGCTGGATCGGCGACAGGGTGGGCCGCAAAGCGTCCATGACCCTCGCCGTCGGCCTCGCCTCGCTGGGCAGCCTGATGATCGGCATTGCGCCGACGTTCGCCGCCGTCGGCGCCTGGGCGTCCCTGATACTGCTGGTGGCCCGGCTGGTCCAGGGCCTGGCGCACGGCGGCGAGCTCCCTTCGTCGCAGACGTACCTGTCCGAGATGGCACCCAAGGAGCACCGCGGTTTCTGGGCCACGCTCATTTACACCTCGGGTACGGTGGGCATCCTGTTCGGCACCCTGCTGGGCGCGGTCCTGAACATGGCGCTTACAGCGGAGGCCATGAACGCCTGGGGCTGGCGGATCCCGTTCCTGCTGGGCGCCGCGATGGGCCTGTACGCGCTGATCATGCGGTCACGGCTGCACGAAACTGAGGCGTTCGAGGGCGAGTCCAAAACCGCGAAGAAGGCACCGATCTGGCCGCAGATTGTCCGGTACCGCAAGCAGGCCCTGCAGGTGATCGGGCTGACCGTCGGGCTGACGGTGATCTACTACATCTGGGGCGTCGTGGCACCGAGCTACGCCACCACCGCGCTGAAGATCGACCGCGGCGAAGCCCTGTGGGCCGGCGTCATTGCCAACATCGTGTTCATCGCATCCCTTCCGGTCTGGGGCAAGCTCTCGGACCGCATCGGCCGCAAGAAGGTGCTGTGGGCCGGCGCCATCGGCTCCGCGGTGTTCCACTTCCCGATGACCTGGCTGCTGAAGGATTCCGCGTGGCAGCTGGCGGTGTCCATGTCCGTCATGCTGATCTTCATCGCCGCCAGCGCCGCCATCGTTCCCGCCGTGTACGCCGAGCTGTTCCCGACGTCCATCCGCACCGTTGGCGTGGGCGTCCCGTACTCCATCTGCGTGGCAGCGTTTGGCGGCACTGCACCCTACCTGCAGCAGTGGCTGGGCACCTCGCTCGGGGCGCCGCAGGTGTTCAACGCGTACGCTGTGGTGCTGCTGGTCATCAGCGCCGCTTTCGTCTTCAGCATCCCGGAGACGAAGGGCAAGGACCTCACGCACTAG
- a CDS encoding DUF808 domain-containing protein: MSGGLVALLDDIAALARIAAASVDDVAAGAAKAGAKAAGVVIDDAAVTPQYVSGADPSRELPMIKKIFWGSLRNKLLIILPALLLISAFIPWIIPFILMLGGTYLCYEGAEKVWHKLRGHHSADEDSPAVDRGPDAESKVVKGAITTDFILSCEIMVIAMNEVPDASLWVRALILVVVAVVITVAVYGAVALIVKMDDVGMHLAAKDSAGSQRFGELLVRGMPKVLGAITFIGTIAMLWVGGHIMLQGTHDLGWHTLYDLVHALEHPFAGIAAVGGFLAWLVNTLCSAVIGFIWGTIVMLVVTPLLKALPANKAKVKDGHGHGGHADGAATDSNHAAAAQPPVKNDGGPAS, translated from the coding sequence GTGAGCGGCGGCCTCGTCGCCCTGCTCGACGACATCGCAGCCCTGGCGCGTATTGCAGCGGCCTCGGTGGACGACGTCGCTGCCGGGGCAGCCAAGGCCGGTGCCAAGGCGGCAGGCGTGGTCATTGACGACGCCGCCGTAACCCCCCAGTACGTCTCCGGGGCGGACCCGTCCCGCGAACTGCCGATGATCAAGAAGATCTTCTGGGGGTCGCTGCGGAACAAGCTCCTGATCATCCTGCCCGCGCTGCTCCTGATCAGCGCCTTCATCCCCTGGATCATCCCGTTCATCCTGATGCTCGGCGGCACCTACCTCTGCTACGAGGGCGCGGAAAAGGTGTGGCACAAGCTCCGCGGCCACCACTCCGCGGACGAGGATTCGCCCGCCGTCGACCGGGGTCCCGACGCGGAGTCCAAGGTGGTCAAGGGTGCCATCACCACCGACTTCATCCTGTCCTGCGAAATCATGGTGATCGCCATGAACGAGGTCCCCGACGCCTCGCTGTGGGTGCGGGCGCTCATCCTGGTGGTGGTGGCGGTTGTGATCACCGTCGCGGTGTACGGCGCCGTGGCGCTCATCGTCAAGATGGACGATGTCGGCATGCACCTTGCCGCGAAGGACTCCGCCGGCTCCCAGCGCTTTGGCGAGCTCCTGGTCCGGGGGATGCCGAAGGTGCTCGGCGCCATCACGTTTATCGGCACCATCGCCATGCTCTGGGTGGGCGGCCACATCATGCTGCAGGGAACGCACGATCTCGGTTGGCACACCCTGTACGACCTCGTCCATGCCTTGGAGCACCCGTTCGCCGGGATCGCCGCAGTAGGCGGATTCCTGGCCTGGCTGGTGAACACGCTGTGCTCCGCCGTCATCGGCTTCATCTGGGGCACCATCGTGATGCTGGTTGTCACGCCGCTGCTGAAGGCGCTGCCGGCCAACAAGGCCAAGGTCAAGGACGGCCACGGTCACGGCGGACACGCAGATGGTGCCGCGACGGACAGCAACCACGCCGCTGCAGCCCAGCCGCCGGTGAAGAACGACGGCGGACCGGCCTCCTAG
- a CDS encoding hydroxypyruvate isomerase family protein, with product MTYTVNCSILLTELPLLERPAAAKAAGFDAVEFWWPFETSVPADSEIAKFENAITDAGVQLTGLNFNAGNMPGGDRGLVSWNGRCSEFKDNIDVVAGIGERLGCTAFNALYGNRQDGFTPEEQDELAVKNLAAAAEGVARIGGTVLLEPVSGAPKYPLLTADDALKVIARVKAEAGVGNIKLLADFYHLAVNGDDVESVIENHAKDFGHIQIADNPGRGAPGTGTLPLGEWIARSRELGYDGYIGLEYKEPQETAFSWAIREHAAK from the coding sequence ATGACGTACACAGTGAACTGCTCCATCCTCCTCACGGAACTGCCCCTGCTCGAGCGCCCCGCGGCAGCCAAGGCAGCGGGCTTCGACGCCGTCGAGTTCTGGTGGCCCTTCGAGACCTCCGTCCCCGCGGACAGCGAGATCGCCAAGTTCGAGAACGCCATCACGGACGCGGGCGTGCAGCTCACCGGCCTGAACTTCAACGCCGGCAACATGCCCGGCGGCGATCGCGGCCTGGTCTCCTGGAATGGACGCTGCTCCGAGTTCAAGGACAACATCGACGTAGTGGCCGGCATCGGGGAGCGCCTCGGCTGCACGGCCTTCAACGCCCTCTACGGCAACCGTCAGGACGGGTTCACCCCCGAAGAGCAGGACGAGCTGGCCGTCAAGAACCTGGCGGCAGCAGCTGAAGGCGTGGCCCGCATCGGCGGTACCGTCCTCCTCGAACCCGTCAGCGGCGCACCCAAGTACCCGCTCCTCACTGCCGACGACGCACTCAAGGTCATCGCCCGCGTCAAGGCGGAGGCCGGCGTCGGGAACATCAAGCTCCTCGCCGATTTCTACCACCTGGCAGTCAACGGCGACGACGTCGAATCCGTCATCGAAAACCACGCCAAGGACTTCGGCCACATCCAGATCGCGGACAACCCCGGCCGCGGCGCACCCGGCACCGGCACACTCCCGCTCGGCGAATGGATCGCCCGCAGCCGCGAACTCGGCTACGACGGCTACATCGGCCTCGAATACAAGGAACCGCAGGAAACGGCCTTCAGCTGGGCCATCCGCGAACACGCCGCCAAGTAA
- a CDS encoding 2-hydroxy-3-oxopropionate reductase, translated as MSNVAVIGLGIMGLPMAINLVKAGHTVTGFNRSQDKIDKLVSEGGQGASSIADAVKDADVVITMVPDSPDVEGVVSGKDGVFANAKQGTLWIDASSIRPDVAKRLSEEAVAAGIRPLDAPVSGGEQGAIDAVLSIMVGGDKTDFDAAQDVLNAVGKTIVHVGPSGSGQTVKAANQLIVAVNIEVLGEAIAFLEAYGVDTDAALKVLGGGLAGSKVLDQKGQKMLDRNFDPGFRLTLHHKDLGIVTSAAREANVAVPLGAVVAQLVAATVNQGDGALDHSGLFKQVLQLSGRK; from the coding sequence ATGAGCAACGTTGCAGTCATCGGACTCGGAATCATGGGCCTGCCCATGGCCATCAACCTGGTCAAGGCCGGCCACACCGTCACCGGTTTCAACCGCAGCCAGGACAAGATCGACAAGCTGGTCTCCGAGGGCGGCCAGGGCGCCTCGAGCATCGCCGACGCCGTCAAGGACGCCGACGTCGTCATCACCATGGTGCCGGACTCCCCCGACGTTGAGGGCGTCGTCAGCGGCAAGGACGGCGTCTTCGCCAACGCCAAGCAGGGCACCCTGTGGATCGACGCCTCCAGCATCCGCCCGGATGTCGCCAAGCGCCTCTCCGAAGAAGCCGTGGCAGCAGGCATCCGCCCGCTCGACGCCCCGGTCTCCGGCGGCGAACAGGGCGCCATCGACGCCGTGCTCTCCATCATGGTGGGCGGCGACAAGACAGACTTCGACGCCGCCCAGGACGTCCTGAACGCGGTCGGCAAGACCATCGTCCACGTGGGCCCCTCCGGCTCCGGCCAGACCGTCAAGGCAGCCAACCAGCTGATCGTGGCCGTCAACATCGAGGTCCTCGGCGAAGCAATCGCCTTCCTGGAGGCCTACGGCGTGGACACCGACGCCGCCCTCAAGGTCCTCGGCGGCGGCCTGGCCGGCTCCAAGGTCCTGGACCAGAAGGGCCAGAAGATGCTGGACCGCAACTTCGACCCCGGCTTCCGCCTCACCCTCCACCACAAGGACCTGGGCATCGTCACCTCCGCCGCACGCGAAGCCAACGTCGCCGTCCCCCTCGGCGCCGTCGTCGCCCAGCTCGTCGCCGCCACCGTCAACCAGGGCGACGGCGCACTGGACCACTCCGGACTCTTCAAGCAGGTCCTCCAGCTCAGCGGCCGGAAGTAA